One window of the Oncorhynchus mykiss isolate Arlee chromosome 5, USDA_OmykA_1.1, whole genome shotgun sequence genome contains the following:
- the LOC110524463 gene encoding F-box-like/WD repeat-containing protein TBL1XR1 isoform X1: protein MSISSDEVNFLVYRYLQESGFSHSAFTFGIESHISQSNINGALVPPAALISIIQKGLQYVEAEVSINEDGTLFDGRPIESLSLIDAVMPDVVQTRQQAYRDKLAQQQAAQAPPANATNMTANTKNGENTANGEENGAHALANHAHADEVLSVCHTDNHADLMEVDGDMEIPQNKAMVLRGHESEVFICAWNPVSDLLASGSGDSTARIWNLSENSTSSSTQLVLRHCIREGGQDVPSNKDVTSLDWNSEGTLLATGSYDGFARIWTKDGNLASTLGQHKGPIFALKWNKKGNFILSAGVDKTTIIWDAHTGEAKQQFPFHSAPALDVDWQSNNTFASCSTDMCIHVCKLGQDRPIKTFQGHTNEVNAIKWDPTGNLLASCSDDMTLKIWSMKQDTCVHDLQAHSKEIYTIKWSPTGPGTNNPNANLMLASASFDSTVRLWDVDRGICIHTLTKHQEPVYSVAFSPDGRHLASGSFDKCVHIWNTQTGALVHSYRGTGGIFEVCWNAAGDKVGASASDGSVCVLDLRK, encoded by the exons ATGAGCATAAGCAGTGATGAGGTCAACTTCCTGGTGTACAGATACCTACAGGAGTCAG GGTTTTCCCACTCAGCCTTCACGTTTGGGATAGAGAGCCACATCAGTCAGTCTAACATCAATGGAGCCCTGGTGCCCCCTGCTGCCCTCATCTCCATCATACAGAAGGGCCTGCAGTACGTGGAGGCTGAAGTCAGCATTAATGAG GACGGTACACTGTTTGACGGGCGGCCGATCGAGTCCCTGTCGCTCATCGACGCGGTAATGCCGGACGTGGTGCAGACGCGGCAGCAGGCCTACCGAGACAAGCTGGCCCAGCAGCAGGCGGCCCAGGCCCCCCCAGCCAATGCCACCAACATGACAGCCAACACCAAGAATGGAGAGAACACGGCCAATGGCGAGGAGAACGGAGCGCACGCTTTAGCTA ATCATGCACATGCTGATGAGGTGCTCTCTGTGTGCCATACAGACAACCATGCAGACTTGATGGAGGTGGACGGGGACATGGAGATTCCCCAGAACAAAGCCATGGTGCTCCGAGGCCACGAGTCAGAGGTGTTCATCTGCGCTTGGAACCCTGTCTCCGACCTGCTCGCCTCAgg GTCTGGGGACTCAACGGCGCGGATCTGGAACCTGAGTGAGAACAGCACCAGCAGCTCCACGCAGCTTGTACTGAGGCACTGCATACGGGAGGGAGGCCAGGATGTCCCCAGCAACAAAGACGTTACATCATTAGACTGGAAT AGTGAGGGAACTTTACTAGCAACCGGCTCATATGATGGATTTGCCAGGATCTGGACAAAGGATG GTAATCTTGCCAGTACCCTGGGTCAACACAAAGGTCCCATTTTTGCATTGAAATGGAACAAGAAAGGAAACTTCATTCTTAGTGCAGGAGTAGATAAG ACTACAATCATATGGGATGCTCACACAGGAGAAGCCAAGCAGCAGTTCCCGTTCCATTCAG CGCCTGCTCTGGATGTGGACTGGCAGAGCAACAACACGTTTGCCTCCTGCAGTACAGACATGTGCATCCATGTGTGTAAACTTGGCCAGGACAGGCCCATCAAAACATTCCAAGGACACACG AATGAAGTAAATGCAATCAAATGGGATCCAACCGGTAACCTGCTGGCCTCTTGCTCAGACGACATGACGCTGAAG ATCTGGAGTATGAAACAGGACACATGTGTTCATGACCTGCAAGCTCACAGCAAAGAGATCTACACAATCAAATGGAGCCCCACTGGTCCTGGAACCAACAACCCCAATGCCAATCTCATGCTTGCCAG TGCATCCTTTGATTCGACGGTGCGGCTGTGGGATGTGGACCGAGGCATCTGCATTCACACGCTAACCAAACACCAGGAGCCTGTCTACAGTGTGGCATTCAGCCCCGACGGCAGGCATCTGGCCAGTGGCTCCTTTGACAAGTGTGTTCACATCTGGAACACGCAG ACTGGTGCTTTAGTCCATAGttacagggggacagggggaatcTTTGAAGTTTGCTGGAATGCAGCAGGTGACAAAGTGGGAGCAAGTGCATCAGATGGATCT GTTTGTGTATTAGATCTGCGGAAGTAA
- the LOC110524463 gene encoding F-box-like/WD repeat-containing protein TBL1XR1 isoform X2 produces MSISSDEVNFLVYRYLQESGFSHSAFTFGIESHISQSNINGALVPPAALISIIQKGLQYVEAEVSINEDGTLFDGRPIESLSLIDAVMPDVVQTRQQAYRDKLAQQQAAQAPPANATNMTANTKNGENTANGEENGAHALANNHADLMEVDGDMEIPQNKAMVLRGHESEVFICAWNPVSDLLASGSGDSTARIWNLSENSTSSSTQLVLRHCIREGGQDVPSNKDVTSLDWNSEGTLLATGSYDGFARIWTKDGNLASTLGQHKGPIFALKWNKKGNFILSAGVDKTTIIWDAHTGEAKQQFPFHSAPALDVDWQSNNTFASCSTDMCIHVCKLGQDRPIKTFQGHTNEVNAIKWDPTGNLLASCSDDMTLKIWSMKQDTCVHDLQAHSKEIYTIKWSPTGPGTNNPNANLMLASASFDSTVRLWDVDRGICIHTLTKHQEPVYSVAFSPDGRHLASGSFDKCVHIWNTQTGALVHSYRGTGGIFEVCWNAAGDKVGASASDGSVCVLDLRK; encoded by the exons ATGAGCATAAGCAGTGATGAGGTCAACTTCCTGGTGTACAGATACCTACAGGAGTCAG GGTTTTCCCACTCAGCCTTCACGTTTGGGATAGAGAGCCACATCAGTCAGTCTAACATCAATGGAGCCCTGGTGCCCCCTGCTGCCCTCATCTCCATCATACAGAAGGGCCTGCAGTACGTGGAGGCTGAAGTCAGCATTAATGAG GACGGTACACTGTTTGACGGGCGGCCGATCGAGTCCCTGTCGCTCATCGACGCGGTAATGCCGGACGTGGTGCAGACGCGGCAGCAGGCCTACCGAGACAAGCTGGCCCAGCAGCAGGCGGCCCAGGCCCCCCCAGCCAATGCCACCAACATGACAGCCAACACCAAGAATGGAGAGAACACGGCCAATGGCGAGGAGAACGGAGCGCACGCTTTAGCTA ACAACCATGCAGACTTGATGGAGGTGGACGGGGACATGGAGATTCCCCAGAACAAAGCCATGGTGCTCCGAGGCCACGAGTCAGAGGTGTTCATCTGCGCTTGGAACCCTGTCTCCGACCTGCTCGCCTCAgg GTCTGGGGACTCAACGGCGCGGATCTGGAACCTGAGTGAGAACAGCACCAGCAGCTCCACGCAGCTTGTACTGAGGCACTGCATACGGGAGGGAGGCCAGGATGTCCCCAGCAACAAAGACGTTACATCATTAGACTGGAAT AGTGAGGGAACTTTACTAGCAACCGGCTCATATGATGGATTTGCCAGGATCTGGACAAAGGATG GTAATCTTGCCAGTACCCTGGGTCAACACAAAGGTCCCATTTTTGCATTGAAATGGAACAAGAAAGGAAACTTCATTCTTAGTGCAGGAGTAGATAAG ACTACAATCATATGGGATGCTCACACAGGAGAAGCCAAGCAGCAGTTCCCGTTCCATTCAG CGCCTGCTCTGGATGTGGACTGGCAGAGCAACAACACGTTTGCCTCCTGCAGTACAGACATGTGCATCCATGTGTGTAAACTTGGCCAGGACAGGCCCATCAAAACATTCCAAGGACACACG AATGAAGTAAATGCAATCAAATGGGATCCAACCGGTAACCTGCTGGCCTCTTGCTCAGACGACATGACGCTGAAG ATCTGGAGTATGAAACAGGACACATGTGTTCATGACCTGCAAGCTCACAGCAAAGAGATCTACACAATCAAATGGAGCCCCACTGGTCCTGGAACCAACAACCCCAATGCCAATCTCATGCTTGCCAG TGCATCCTTTGATTCGACGGTGCGGCTGTGGGATGTGGACCGAGGCATCTGCATTCACACGCTAACCAAACACCAGGAGCCTGTCTACAGTGTGGCATTCAGCCCCGACGGCAGGCATCTGGCCAGTGGCTCCTTTGACAAGTGTGTTCACATCTGGAACACGCAG ACTGGTGCTTTAGTCCATAGttacagggggacagggggaatcTTTGAAGTTTGCTGGAATGCAGCAGGTGACAAAGTGGGAGCAAGTGCATCAGATGGATCT GTTTGTGTATTAGATCTGCGGAAGTAA